Proteins encoded together in one Cicer arietinum cultivar CDC Frontier isolate Library 1 chromosome 4, Cicar.CDCFrontier_v2.0, whole genome shotgun sequence window:
- the LOC101509615 gene encoding glutamate synthase [NADH], amyloplastic isoform X2, producing the protein MVELVHSRFSTNTFPSWDRAQPFRVLGHNGEINTLRGNVNWIKAREGLLKCKELGLSEDDLKKFLPIVDANSSDSGCFDGVLEFLLHSGKSLPEAVMMMIPEAWQNDKNMDPQRKAFYEYYSALLEPWDGPALISFTDGHYLGATLDRNGLRPGRFYVTHSGRVIMASEVGVVDIPPEDVCRKGRLNPGMMLLVDFEKHIVVNDDALKEQYSLARPYGDWLKNQKIELKDIVDSVHESDIVPPTITGVAPLSNDDVDMGNMGIHGLLAPLKAFGYSVESLEMLLLPMAKDGVEALGSMGNDTPLAVMSNREKLTFEYFKQMFAQVTNPPIDPIREKIVTSMQCMVGPEGDLTETTEEQCHRLSLKGPLLTTKEMEAIKKMNYRGWRSKVIDITYSKERGKKGLEEALDRICTEAHNAIDEGYTTLVLSDRAFSRKRVAVSSLLAVGAVHQHLVKTLERTRVALMVESAEPREVHHFCTLVGFGADAICPYLAVEAIWRLQVDGKIPPKASGEFHSKDELVKKYFKASNYGMMKVLAKMGISTLASYKGAQIFEALGLSSEVIEKCFAGTPSRVEGATFEMLAHDALHLHELAFPSRVFSPGSAEAVALPNPGDYHWRKGGEVHLNDPLAIAKLQEATRTNSVEAYKQYSKTIHELNKACNLRGLLKFKETSCKISIDEVEPASEIVKRFCTGAMSYGSISLEAHTALATAMNKIGGKSNTGEGGEQPSRMEPLADGSRNPKRSAIKQVASGRFGVSSYYLTNADELQIKMAQGAKPGEGGELPGHKVVGDIAVTRNSTAGVGLISPPPHHDIYSIEDLAQLIHDLKNANPAARISVKLVSEAGVGVIASGVVKGHAEHVLISGHDGGTGASRWTGIKNAGLPWELGLAETHQTLVANDLRGRTTLQTDGQLKTGRDVAIATLLGAEEFGFSTAPLITLGCIMMRKCHKNTCPVGIATQDPVLREKFAGEPEHVINFFFMVAEEMREIMAQLGFRTVNEMIGRSDMLEVDKEVIKGNAKLENIDLSLLLRPAAELRPDAAQYCVQKQDHSLDMALDNKLISQSNAALEKGLPVYIETPICNTNRAVGTMLSHEVTKRYNLAGLPSDTIHIQFTGSAGQSFGAFLCPGITLELEGDSNDYIGKGLSGGKIVVYPPKGSTFDPKDNIIIGNVALYGATRGEAYFNGMAAERFCVRNSGAQAVVEGVGDHGCEYMTGGTVVVLGKTGRNFAAGMSGGIAYVLDVDGTFQSRCNLELVDLDKVEEEEDIITLRMLIQQHQRHTNSALAKEVLVDFENVVPKFVKVFPREYKRVLASIKSDATSKDAVESAAKDVDGQDDESQAVEKDAFEELKKLATASLNEKPSEAPKRPSQVIDAVKHRGFVAYEREGVQYRDPNVRLNDWKEVMMETKPGPLLKTQSARCMDCGTPFCHQENSGCPLGNKIPEFNELVYQNRWQEALDRLLETNNFPEFTGRVCPAPCEGSCVLGIIENPVSIKNIECAIIDKAFEEGWMVPRPPVKRTGKRVAIVGSGPSGLAAADQLNKMGHTVTVFERADRIGGLMMYGVPNMKTDKVDIVQRRVNLMAEEGVNFVVNANIGHDPLYSLERLREENDAIVLAVGATKPRDLPVPGRQLSGVHFAMEFLHANTKSLLDSNLQDGNYISAKGKKVVVIGGGDTGTDCIGTSIRHGCTAVVNLELLPQPPPTRAPGNPWPQWPRIFRVDYGHQEAESKFGKDPRTYEVLTKRFVGDENGAVKGLEVVHVRWEKDETGKFQFKEIEGSEEIIEADIVLLAMGFLGPESNIAEKLGVERDNRSNFKADYGRFSTNVNGVFAAGDCRRGQSLVVWAISEGRQAAAQVDSYLTKEDQDHNIDGNQDEFVKRQKDLNKKHQDSGIHTVMT; encoded by the exons ATGGTTGAGTTG GTACATTCCCGATTTTCTACTAATACTTTCCCTAGCTGGGATCGTGCTCAACCTTTTCGTGTATTGGGCCACAATGGAGAAATCAACACTCTCCGGGGAAATGTTAACTG GATAAAGGCACGTGAGGGCCTATTGAAATGCAAGGAGCTTGGCTTGTCAGAGGATGATTTAAAGAAGTTTTTACCAATTGTGGATGCAAATTCATCAGACTCAG GATGTTTTGACGGTGTCCTTGAGTTTTTGCTTCATTCTGGGAAAAGTCTTCCTGAAGCTGTCATGATGATGATTCCCGAAGCATGGCAGAATGACAAGAACATGGACCCTCAACGTAAAGCATTTTATGAATACTACTCAGCTCTGTTGGAGCCATGGGATGGGCCAGCTCTTATATCTT TTACCGATGGTCACTATCTTGGAGCAACTTTGGATAGGAATGGATTGCGACCTGGCCGCTTCTATGTCACCCACAGTGGACGGGTTATAATGGCAAGTGAAGTTGGCGTTGTAGATATTCCTCCAGAAGACGTGTGCAGGAAAGGAAGACTAAATCCTGGTATGATGCTACTGGTGGACTTTGAGAAGCATATTGTTGTGAACGATGATGCCTTAAAAGAGCAATACTCATTGGCAAGACCCTATGGGGATTGGCTTAAAAATCAGAAGATTGAACTGAAAGACATAGTCGACTCTGTTCATGAATCTGATATAGTGCCACCAACCATAACAGGAGTGGCTCCA CTATCTAATGATGACGTGGATATGGGAAATATGGGAATTCATGGCCTGCTGGCTCCATTGAAGGCTTTTGG GTATAGTGTTGAATCATTGGAAATGCTATTACTTCCCATGGCAAAAGATGGTGTCGAAGCACTTGGGTCAATGGGAAATGATACTCCATTAGCTGTCATGTCTAATAGAGAAAAGCTTACTTTTGAGTATTTCAAGCAAATGTTTGCTCAAGTGACAAATCCTCCTATCGATCCTATTAGAGAGAAAATTGTCACTTCAATGCAATGTATGGTTGGTCCAGAAGGTGATCTGACAGAAACCACCGAGGAACAATGCCACCGCCTTTCACTAAAAGGTCCCCTTTTAACCACTAAGGAAATGGAAgccataaaaaaaatgaattataggGGATGGCGGAGCAAAGTTATAGACATAACTTACTCAAAGGAACGTGGTAAGAAAGGGTTGGAGGAAGCCTTGGACAGGATATGCACAGAGGCACACAACGCAATTGATGAAGGCTACACTACCCTTGTGCTTTCTGATAGAG CCTTCTCAAGGAAACGTGTTGCTGTGAGCTCCCTTCTGGCTGTTGGTGCTGTCCACCAACATCTAGTTAAAACACTTGAACGCACAAGAGTTGCTCTAATGGTTGAATCTGCTGAGCCACGTGAAGTGCACCATTTCTGCACGCTTGTTGGTTTTGGCGCCGATGCTATATGTCCATATTTGGCTGTAGAGGCAATTTGGCGACTGCAGGTTGATGGAAAGATCCCACCAAAAGCAAGTGGTGAATTCCACTCAAAAGATGAGTTGGTCAAGAAGTATTTCAAAGCAAGCAACTATGGAATGATGAAGGTTCTTGCTAAGATGGGAATATCAACTTTGGCTTCATATAAAGGTGCTCAGATATTTGAAGCTCTGGGTCTTTCTTCAGAAGTGATTGAAAAGTGCTTTGCTGGAACTCCAAGTCGAGTTGAGGGTGCAACGTTTGAGATGCTTGCTCATGATGCTCTTCATCTGCACGAGTTGGCTTTTCCTTCTCGGGTTTTCTCTCCTGGGAGTGCAGAAGCAGTAGCATTGCCAAACCCTGGGGATTATCATTGGAGAAAGGGAGGCGAAGTTCATCTGAATGATCCACTTGCTATTGCGAAGCTTCAAGAAGCTACCAGAACTAACAGTGTAGAAGCATATAAACAGTATTCCAAGACCATTCATGAATTGAATAAGGCTTGCAATTTGAGAGGGCTTCTGAAATTTAAAGAGACATCATGTAAGATTTCTATTGATGAGGTCGAACCTGCAAGTGAAATAGTTAAACGATTTTGCACTGGTGCCATGAGTTATGGGTCAATATCGTTGGAGGCTCACACAGCATTAGCAACGGCAATGAACAAAATTGGAGGGAAATCCAACACAG GCGAGGGAGGTGAGCAGCCATCTCGTATGGAGCCTCTTGCTGATGGCTCAAGGAATCCCAAAAGGAGTGCCATTAAGCAGGTTGCTAGTGGGAGATTTGGAGTTTCAAGTTACTACCTTACAAATGCTGATGAACTTCAGATAAAGATGGCCCAG GGAGCAAAACCTGGTGAAGGAGGTGAACTTCCTGGCCACAAGGTTGTAGGAGACATTGCTGTTACTAGGAATTCGACAGCCGGTGTAGGGCTCATCAGTCCTCCTCCCCATCATGACATTTATTCAATTGAAGATCTCGCTCAATTAATTCATGATCTGAAG AATGCCAACCCAGCTGCTAGAATTAGTGTGAAACTAGTATCTGAAGCTGGAGTTGGGGTAATTGCTAGCGGAGTTGTTAAAGGTCATGCTGAGCATGTCTTGATCTCTGGTCATGATGGCGGTACAGGAGCATCCAGATGGACTGGCATAAAGAATGCAGGGCTGCCTTGGGAACTTGGTCTGGCCGAGACCCACCAGACTTTGGTTGCTAATGACCTACGTGGTCGCACAACTCTCCAAACTGATGGACAGCTGAAAACGGGAAGAGATGTGGCAATAGCCACTCTTCTTGGTGCAGAAGAGTTTGGTTTCAGTACTGCTCCACTCATTACTCTTGGCTGCATCATGATGCGGAAGTGCCACAAGAACACCTGTCCTGTTGGCATTGCTACTCAAGATCCAGTACTTAGAGAGAAATTTGCTGGAGAACCTGAGCATGttattaacttcttttttatggTGGCAGAAGAGATGAGAGAAATTATGGCCCAGCTTGGGTTTAGAACAGTCAATGAAATGATTGGCCGTTCAGATATGCTCGAAGTTGATAAAGAAGTCATTAAGGGCAATGCAAAACTAGAGAACATTGATCTCTCTCTATTGCTTCGACCTGCGGCTGAACTGCGCCCAGACGCTGCACAATACTGTGTGCAAAAACAAGATCATAGTTTGGACATGGCTTTGGATAATAAGCTCATAAGTCAGTCCAATGCTGCTTTGGAAAAGGGTCTCCCAGTATACATTGAAACACCAATATGTAATACAAACCGTGCTGTGGGAACTATGCTTAGCCATGAGGTGACTAAGAGGTACAACTTAGCTGGTCTTCCATCTGACACCATCCATATCCAATTTACTGGTAGTGCAGGCCAAAGCTTTGGTGCATTCCTCTGTCCTGGCATCACTTTAGAACTTGAAGGTGATAGCAATGACTACATTGGTAAAGGGTTATCAGGTGGCAAGATTGTAGTATATCCTCCAAAAGGAAGCACTTTTGACCCCAAGGACAACATCATAATTGGCAATGTGGCACTGTATGGGGCAACACGTGGTGAGGCATATTTCAACGGGATGGCAGCAGAAAGATTTTGTGTGCGTAATTCTGGGGCTCAAGCTGTAGTTGAAGGTGTTGGTGATCATGGATGTGAGTACATGACTGGTGGGACTGTTGTTGTTCTTGGGAAAACTGGTAGAAATTTTGCTGCAGGCATGAGTGGTGGAATCGCTTATGTTCTTGATGTGGATGGAACATTCCAGTCTCGGTGCAACCTTGAGCTTGTAGATCTGGATAAGGttgaagaggaggaggacatTATTACTCTAAGAATGTTGATCCAGCAACATCAACGTCACACAAATAGTGCGCTTGCCAAAGAAGTGCTTGTTGATTTTGAGAATGTTGTTCCTAAATTTGTCAAGGTGTTTCCTCGGGAGTATAAACGTGTTCTTGCAAGTATTAAGTCTGACGCAACCTCTAAAGATGCAGTGGAGTCTGCTGCTAAAGATGTAGATGGGCAAGATGATGAATCCCAAGCAGTAGAGAAGGATGCTTTTGAAGAGCTCAAGAAACTGGCAACTGCATCTTTGAATGAGAAACCAAGTGAg GCTCCCAAGAGGCCAAGTCAGGTCATTGATGCTGTTAAACATAGAGGTTTTGTTGCTTATGAGCGTGAGGGTGTTCAGTATAGGGATCCTAATGTTCGCCTGAATGATTGGAAGGAAGTGATGATGGAGACAAAGCCGGGCCCGCTTTTGAAAACACAATCTGCCCGTTGCATGGACTGTGGTACTCCCTTTTGTCATCAG GAAAATTCTGGATGTCCTCTTGGAAATAAAATACCAGAATTTAATGAGTTAGTATATCAAAATAGGTGGCAAGAAGCATTAGATAGGCTTCTTGAAACAAACAACTTTCCCGAGTTCACTGGTCGGGTGTGCCCAGCACCTTGTGAAGGTTCTTGTGTCCTTGGTATTATTGAGAATCCTGTATCTATTAAAAACATTGAATGTGCTATCATAGACAAGGCTTTTGAGGAGGGCTGGATGGTGCCACGACCTCCTGTCAAGAGAACTGG GAAAAGAGTAGCCATAGTTGGAAGTGGACCATCTGGCTTGGCAGCTGCTGATCAGCTAAATAAAATGGGTCATACAGTAACAGTGTTTGAAAGAGCTGATCGGATTGGGGGCCTTATGATGTATGGGGTTCCCAACATGAAAACCGACAAAGTGGATATAGTTCAAAGGCGAGTCAATCTCATGGCGGAGGAAGGAGTAAATTTTGTGGTGAATGCTAACATTGGACACGATCCTTTATATTCTCTTGAACGGCTTCGAGAGGAAAATGATGCCATTGTCTTGGCTGTTGGAGCCACAAAGCCAAG GGATCTTCCTGTACCTGGAAGGCAGCTATCAGGAGTTCATTTTGCCATGGAGTTTCTTCATGCAAACACTAAAAGCTTGCTTGATAGCAATTTACAGGATGGTAACTACATCTCTGCCAAGGGAAAGAAGGTTGTGGTCATTGGTGGCGGTGACACTGGCACAGATTGCATCGGAACATCCATTCGTCATGGTTGTACTGCCGTCGTAAATCTTGAACTTCTCCCTCAGCCACCACCAACTAGGGCCCCGGGCAACCCATGGCCTCAG TGGCCTCGCATATTCCGTGTAGATTACGGGCACCAAGAAGCGGAGTCTAAATTTGGCAAAGATCCAAGAACATACGAGGTACTGACTAAGCGGTTTGTGGGAGATGAAAATGGAGCTGTGAAAGGTCTTGAAGTGGTACATGTTCGCTGGGAGAAGGATGAAACCGGCAAGTTTCAATTTAAGGAAATTGAGGGCAGTGAAGAGATTATTGAGGCAGACATAGTTTTACTAGCCATGGGATTCCTTGGTCCTGAGTCG AATATTGCAGAGAAGTTGGGTGTGGAGCGAGACAACAGGTCAAACTTCAAGGCTGATTATGGTCGCTTCTCGACCAATGTGAATGGGGTGTTTGCAGCAGGTGATTGTCGCCGCGGTCAGTCGTTAGTTGTATGGGCTATTTCAGAGGGAAGGCAAGCTGCCGCACAAGTCGACAGCTACCTCACCAAAGAAGACCAAGACCATAATATTGATGGGAATCAGGATGAATTTGTGAAGAGGCAAAAAGATCTCAACAAGAAGCACCAGGACAGTGGCATTCACACAGTGATGACATAG